The Mauremys mutica isolate MM-2020 ecotype Southern chromosome 1, ASM2049712v1, whole genome shotgun sequence genome has a segment encoding these proteins:
- the LOC123359010 gene encoding butyrophilin subfamily 2 member A2-like gives MVFLVVSVHALLLLLLSFHSEAVEELRARPYSTVTLPCYFSFVDGTDDLSFSWEKEDIKEEYEVEDDQEYYQYFLTLHDFYEFSSKVVYSFSNNQEQLEEQSSQYEGRVQVDWKAISQGSLSLLLEHVNFPDQAIYKCTATSLKGRGERIIKLLVDDAEEPQVQFSTNNDKIVVQCISEGWYHMPKVTWHNRKEEDLTSYSTVEILEEKKDGAHRVLSILKYPVKLHEIYICHIKEEDELNRPVRSIHKIPKRRYSHMYDHY, from the exons ATGGTCTTCCTTGTGGTGTCTGTCCACGccttgctgctcctgctgctgagcTTTCACTCAG AGGCTGTAGAAGAATTAAGGGCACGACCCTACAGCACTGTTACCTTACCCTGTTATTTCTCCTTCGTGGATGGCACAGATGACCTTTCCTTCTCTTGGGAGAAGGAGGATATCAAGGAGGAATATGAGGTGGAAGATGATCAGGAATATTATCAATATTTTTTAACACTGCATGATTTCTATGAGTTTTCTTCGAAGGTGGTTTACAGTTTTAGCAACAACCAGGAGCAGTTGGAAGAGCAAAGCTCCCAATACGAGGGGAGAGTCCAGGTAGACTGGAAGGCCATTTCCCAGGGGAGTCTTTCACTCTTATTGGAACATGTGAATTTTCCTGACCAGGCAATATACAAATGCACAGCTACCAGCTTaaagggaaggggagaaaggaTAATCAAGCTCCTCGTGGATG ATGCTGAAGAGCCCCAGGTGCAGTTCAGCACAAACAATGATAAAATTGTGGTCCAGTGTATCTCTGAGGGATGGTATCACATGCCCAAAGTGACATGGCACAACCGAAAGGAGGAGGATCTGACCAGCTACTCTACAGTGGAAATCCTGGAGGAGAAGAAGGACGGTGCTCACCGAGTGTTGTCCATTCTGAAATACCCTGTAAAACTCCATGAGATCTACATCTGCCACATTAAAGAGGAGGATGAGCTTAATCGGCCAGTTAGATCCATCCACAAGATCCCAA